One region of Polyodon spathula isolate WHYD16114869_AA chromosome 25, ASM1765450v1, whole genome shotgun sequence genomic DNA includes:
- the LOC121299651 gene encoding phosphoinositide-3-kinase-interacting protein 1-like — MLFLVMQVALLSVAILDGASIVQECIRSNGQEYRGEQQITSTGEKCLNWRNASRDYNTTAFPDQQTGVGDHSYCRNPDGDNKPWCYVTGRDNRVQRQKCAIDTCKGQAPPATVTEVPRVAEPSETQVFEQAKSLPPQSENAAVQPVVGISQRVRIGPKQKKDLGILGYVLGVLMMALIILMGVGITLGYLYKRGRDLKKQHDQRVYEREMQRITLPLSAFTNPTCEIMDENIVVVSAHQTPVEETAEGKSPLMDQEGTPGA, encoded by the exons ATGTTGTTCTTAGTAATGCAAGTTGCGTTGCTGAGCGTTGCCATTCTGGACGGTGCATCAATTGTTCaag AATGCATCCGCTCCAATGGCCAGGAGTACAGGGGCGAGCAGCAGATTACATCAACCGGGGAGAAGTGTTTAAATTGGAGGAATGCTAGCAGAGATTACAACACAACTGCCTTCCCAGACCAGCAGACAG GTGTTGGGGACCACAGCTACTGCCGAAACCCAGATGGCGATAACAAACCATGGTGCTACGTGACAGGCAGAGACAACCGAGTACAGAGACAGAAGTGTGCCATTGACACCTGCAAAG GTCAAGCTCCTCCAGCCACAGTGACAGAGGTCCCTCGAGTCGCTGAGCCCAGTGAGACCCAGGTCTTTGAGCAGGCCAAGTCCCTCCCCCCCCAGAGTGAGAACGCGGCGGTGCAGCCGGTCGTAGGGATCAGTCAGCGTGTCCGGATCGGGCCCAAGCAGAAGAAGGACCTGGGCATCCTGG GTTATGTGTTGGGTGTCCTCATGATGGCTCTCATAATCCTGATGGGAGTGGGCATCACACTGGGGTACTTATACAAGAG AGGGAGAGATCTGAAGAAACAGCACGACCAGCGCGTGTACGAACGAGAGATGCAGAGGATAACGCTCCCGCTGTCCGCCTTCACAAACCCCACCTGTGAGATCATGGATGAGAACATCGTGGTGGTCAGCGCTCACCAGACCCCAGTGGAGGAGACTGCGGAGGGGAAGAGCCCACTGATGGACCAAGAGGGAACCCCAGGGGCGTGA
- the LOC121299650 gene encoding LIM domain kinase 2-like isoform X1 — protein MGEREGKEGCRCVGCGGRIVDAFFIKVLNEVWHNSCFKCSECSDHLINRYYSKDGKLYCPKHYWEKFGESCHGCSLLMTGPAMVAGEYRYHPECFVCLICKVIIEDGDTYALVERSKLYCGKCHHQIVLTPLYENLSLKSPHDSLPHTVTLISVPAATDGERGFSVKIIGDCTKGTTSVQVKEVRGMHISPEVQNAIHPGDRILEINGVQVQTLLEEKVEDLIQRNQTLQLLIEHDPVRQSLERLQLGSSPSRLGVPAPSRMRLSSPSRSISALESGENVESTLKRRSVRRSSSTCKSPGPSSPKEHPALYRDISRSESLRSSSSCSHRIFRPCDLIHGEVLGKGFFGQAIKVTHKATGEVMVMKELIRCDEETQNTFLKEVKVMRCLEHPNVLKFIGVLYKDKKLNLITEYIEGGTLKDFIRDMDPFPWEQRVSFAKGIASGMAYLHSMSIIHRDLNSHNCLVKLDKTVVVADFGLSRLIVREKKGSPPPEKSTTKKRTFRKVERKKRYTVVGNPYWMAPEMLNGQIYDEKVDIFSFGIVLCEIIGQVYADPECLPRTLDFGLNVGMFLEKFVPKDCPPAFFPLAVACCDLIPENRPAFEDLEDCFEALALNLELCIPLPAKMGELDHSLYKLHSPPQTCLPEN, from the exons GTGTTCCGAGTGTAGTGACCATTTGATTAACAGGTACTACTCGAAGGATGGCAAACTCTACTGTCCCAAACATTACTGGGAAAAATTTGGGGAGTCCTGCCATGGCTGCTCCCTGCTCATGACTGGTCCAGCAATG GTGGCTGGGGAGTATAGGTATCATCCagagtgttttgtgtgtttgatcTGCAAAGTGATCATTGAAGATGGAGACACGTACGCACTGGTAGAACGCTCTAAACTTTATTG TGGGAAGTGTCACCACCAGATTGTCCTGACGCCACTGTATGAAAATCTTTCCCTGAAATCTCCCCATGACTCCTTACCCCACACCGTCACGCTCATCTCAGTCCCTGCTGCCACCGATGGCGAACGAGGTTTCTCTGTGAAAATAATTGGGGATTGTACCAAAGGCACCACCAGTGTTCAAGTGAAAGA AGTCAGAGGAATGCACATCAGTCCAGAGGTGCAAAATGCTATTCACCCAGGAGATCGGATCTTGGAGATCAATGGGGTCCAAGTACAGACTTTACTGGAAGAGAAG GTTGAAGATCTGATTCAGAGGAACCAGACACTACAGCTCTTGATAGAACACGACCCTGTCCGGCAGAGCTTGGAACGGCTGCAACTGGGATCGTCTCCATCACGCCTTGGTGTGCCGGCCCCCTCTCGCATGAGACTTTCCTCTCCCTCCCGCTCAATCTCTGCACTGGAAAGCGGAGAAAACGTCGAAAGTACGCTGAAGAGACGATCAGTCAG GCGAAGCAGCAGCACTTGTAAGTCACCTGGTCCCTCCTCTCCAAAGGAGCATCCCGCCCTGTACCGGGACATCAGCCGCTCCGAATCTTTGCGCTCCTCCTCGAGCTGCTCCCACCGGATATTCCGTCCGTGTGACCTCATCCATGGGGAGGTGCTGGGAAAGGGCTTCTTCGGGCAGGCGATCAAG GTTACGCACAAAGCTACAGGAGAGGTGATGGTCATGAAGGAGTTAATTCGCTGTGATGAGGAAACGCAAAATACTTTCTTAAAAGAG gTGAAAGTCATGCGGTGTTTGGAACACCCCAATGTCTTGAAATTTATTGGAGTTCTGTACAAGGATAAAAAACTGAATCTAATAACAGAGTACATAGAGGGAGGCACTCTAAAAGATTTCATCAGAGACATG GATCCATTTCCATGGGAACAGAGAGTCAGCTTTGCCAAAGGCATCGCTTCCGGAATG GCTTACCTGCATTCAATGAGCATCATCCATAGAGACCTCAACTCTCACAACTGCCTGGTCAAACTG GACAAAACTGTGGTGGTGGCCGATTTTGGTCTTTCCCGTCTAATTGTGCGAGAGAAGAAGGGCAGCCCTCCTCCTGAGAAATCCACCACAAAGAAAAGAACGTTCAGGAAGGTTGAGCGCAAGAAGCGCTACACTGTGGTGGGGAACCCCTACTGGATGGCACCAGAGATGTTGAATG GTCAAATCTATGATGAGAAAGTCGACATTTTCTCTTTTGGCATTGTACTTTGTGAG ATCATTGGACAAGTCTATGCTGACCCAGAATGCTTGCCCCGGACACTAGATTTTGGACTGAATGTGGGAATGTTTTTGGAAAAGTTTGTTCCTAAAGATTGCCCACCTGCCTTTTTCCCATTGGCTGTTGCTTGCTGTGATCTCATCCCTGAAAACAG ACCTGCCTTTGAGGATCTGGAGGATTGTTTTGAGGCGCTGGCCCTGAACCTGGAATTGTGCATCCCTCTCCCAGCCAAGATGGGAGAACTGGACCACAGCCTTTACAAACTGCACAGCCCACCCCAGACCTGCCTGCCAGAGAATTGA
- the LOC121299650 gene encoding LIM domain kinase 2-like isoform X2, with protein sequence MKFGTTPASSRCSECSDHLINRYYSKDGKLYCPKHYWEKFGESCHGCSLLMTGPAMVAGEYRYHPECFVCLICKVIIEDGDTYALVERSKLYCGKCHHQIVLTPLYENLSLKSPHDSLPHTVTLISVPAATDGERGFSVKIIGDCTKGTTSVQVKEVRGMHISPEVQNAIHPGDRILEINGVQVQTLLEEKVEDLIQRNQTLQLLIEHDPVRQSLERLQLGSSPSRLGVPAPSRMRLSSPSRSISALESGENVESTLKRRSVRRSSSTCKSPGPSSPKEHPALYRDISRSESLRSSSSCSHRIFRPCDLIHGEVLGKGFFGQAIKVTHKATGEVMVMKELIRCDEETQNTFLKEVKVMRCLEHPNVLKFIGVLYKDKKLNLITEYIEGGTLKDFIRDMDPFPWEQRVSFAKGIASGMAYLHSMSIIHRDLNSHNCLVKLDKTVVVADFGLSRLIVREKKGSPPPEKSTTKKRTFRKVERKKRYTVVGNPYWMAPEMLNGQIYDEKVDIFSFGIVLCEIIGQVYADPECLPRTLDFGLNVGMFLEKFVPKDCPPAFFPLAVACCDLIPENRPAFEDLEDCFEALALNLELCIPLPAKMGELDHSLYKLHSPPQTCLPEN encoded by the exons GTGTTCCGAGTGTAGTGACCATTTGATTAACAGGTACTACTCGAAGGATGGCAAACTCTACTGTCCCAAACATTACTGGGAAAAATTTGGGGAGTCCTGCCATGGCTGCTCCCTGCTCATGACTGGTCCAGCAATG GTGGCTGGGGAGTATAGGTATCATCCagagtgttttgtgtgtttgatcTGCAAAGTGATCATTGAAGATGGAGACACGTACGCACTGGTAGAACGCTCTAAACTTTATTG TGGGAAGTGTCACCACCAGATTGTCCTGACGCCACTGTATGAAAATCTTTCCCTGAAATCTCCCCATGACTCCTTACCCCACACCGTCACGCTCATCTCAGTCCCTGCTGCCACCGATGGCGAACGAGGTTTCTCTGTGAAAATAATTGGGGATTGTACCAAAGGCACCACCAGTGTTCAAGTGAAAGA AGTCAGAGGAATGCACATCAGTCCAGAGGTGCAAAATGCTATTCACCCAGGAGATCGGATCTTGGAGATCAATGGGGTCCAAGTACAGACTTTACTGGAAGAGAAG GTTGAAGATCTGATTCAGAGGAACCAGACACTACAGCTCTTGATAGAACACGACCCTGTCCGGCAGAGCTTGGAACGGCTGCAACTGGGATCGTCTCCATCACGCCTTGGTGTGCCGGCCCCCTCTCGCATGAGACTTTCCTCTCCCTCCCGCTCAATCTCTGCACTGGAAAGCGGAGAAAACGTCGAAAGTACGCTGAAGAGACGATCAGTCAG GCGAAGCAGCAGCACTTGTAAGTCACCTGGTCCCTCCTCTCCAAAGGAGCATCCCGCCCTGTACCGGGACATCAGCCGCTCCGAATCTTTGCGCTCCTCCTCGAGCTGCTCCCACCGGATATTCCGTCCGTGTGACCTCATCCATGGGGAGGTGCTGGGAAAGGGCTTCTTCGGGCAGGCGATCAAG GTTACGCACAAAGCTACAGGAGAGGTGATGGTCATGAAGGAGTTAATTCGCTGTGATGAGGAAACGCAAAATACTTTCTTAAAAGAG gTGAAAGTCATGCGGTGTTTGGAACACCCCAATGTCTTGAAATTTATTGGAGTTCTGTACAAGGATAAAAAACTGAATCTAATAACAGAGTACATAGAGGGAGGCACTCTAAAAGATTTCATCAGAGACATG GATCCATTTCCATGGGAACAGAGAGTCAGCTTTGCCAAAGGCATCGCTTCCGGAATG GCTTACCTGCATTCAATGAGCATCATCCATAGAGACCTCAACTCTCACAACTGCCTGGTCAAACTG GACAAAACTGTGGTGGTGGCCGATTTTGGTCTTTCCCGTCTAATTGTGCGAGAGAAGAAGGGCAGCCCTCCTCCTGAGAAATCCACCACAAAGAAAAGAACGTTCAGGAAGGTTGAGCGCAAGAAGCGCTACACTGTGGTGGGGAACCCCTACTGGATGGCACCAGAGATGTTGAATG GTCAAATCTATGATGAGAAAGTCGACATTTTCTCTTTTGGCATTGTACTTTGTGAG ATCATTGGACAAGTCTATGCTGACCCAGAATGCTTGCCCCGGACACTAGATTTTGGACTGAATGTGGGAATGTTTTTGGAAAAGTTTGTTCCTAAAGATTGCCCACCTGCCTTTTTCCCATTGGCTGTTGCTTGCTGTGATCTCATCCCTGAAAACAG ACCTGCCTTTGAGGATCTGGAGGATTGTTTTGAGGCGCTGGCCCTGAACCTGGAATTGTGCATCCCTCTCCCAGCCAAGATGGGAGAACTGGACCACAGCCTTTACAAACTGCACAGCCCACCCCAGACCTGCCTGCCAGAGAATTGA